A portion of the Euwallacea similis isolate ESF13 chromosome 8, ESF131.1, whole genome shotgun sequence genome contains these proteins:
- the LOC136410533 gene encoding LOW QUALITY PROTEIN: uncharacterized protein (The sequence of the model RefSeq protein was modified relative to this genomic sequence to represent the inferred CDS: substituted 1 base at 1 genomic stop codon) — MSSPSRDEAKADEDETELLEVTADILHNWTIDAGIRRPSINSTQENVQIGEEITKGEENHRFDNSPDGRGSAEKRSKILQLPTWSTSSRPREFEKEIMGDDSSKNRVHIECECELPGIAGGAVPVVTSFIHSGNEEHHKERGEKDEVVHKFRSSLIPKFSSNSRSARMISQKKSSHGAPIEEARAVRNICFNESSTVQKNLRQHSSKDLPSKVESEEGHNLHLLGEEGRRLRRYRKLTSDFTKYVSRLAEETSGLSEISSPETQASVVEALYKHVINLKKIANELKMIKNRASSEPLIPKNSINSDPKSKLSKDINKIYIKFLPSKATIKKRKSCNSEAQTESEGDAESLLXNQDDAKEVDSVDGMFIPSFDDPPKTDDEEDDDEEGLDITIRFPELQKTLYQHVSHLSVCFSIISDEALGRLKRCPKEFTLKMDFVQGKMFFQPARAPASNFAIGSDLKTTECTKSDIISIKPSTECLYTSQIIPVEGATTKHSIKFLKSVNSEFFNVMSLFQMRRRNFEATKSCISLRRSRKRSGEYLQGDRACCKSMPQIPNFKSILEEPEGRIINSKAHNVGSKRKVEWRFLVGMEVVRLKSRGSQKNRASSSWENVGCSGL; from the exons ATGTCAAGTCCTAGCAGAGATGAAGCTAAAGCTGATGAGGATGAAACCGAACTTCTGGAAGTAACTGCGGATATCTTGCACAACTGGACAATAGATGCGGGGATCAGACGCCCTTCTATAAATTCCACGCAAGAGAACGTCCAAATTGGGGAAGAAATTACAAAAGGGGAAGAAAATCACAGATTTGATAACTCACCAGACGGAAGGGGCTCGGCAGAGAAAAGGAGCAAAATCTTGCAGCTGCCCACTTGGAGTACGTCGAGCAGGCCTCGTGAGTTCGAAAAGGAGATAATGGGGGATGACTCTTCCAAGAACAGAGTGCACATTGAGTGTGAGTGTGAACTTCCAGGGATAGCGGGAGGTGCCGTTCCTGTAGTGACATCTTTTATTCATTCGGGAAATGAAGAGCATCATAAAG AGAGAGGAGAAAAGGATGAAGTTGTGCATAAATTTAGGTCCAGTCTCATTCCGAAATTTTCCAGTAATTCTAGGAGTGCGAGAATGATTTCTCAGAAAAAATCCTCGCATGGAGCTCCAATAGAGGAGGCTAGAGCTGTGAGGAATATTTGCTTCAATGAGTCTTCAACAGTACAGAAAAATCTCAGGCAACATTCTTCCAAAGATCTTCCAAGTAAAGTGGAGTCTGAAGAGGGGCATAATTTACATTTGTTGGGGGAGGAAGGAAGGAGGCTTCGGCGCTATAGAAAGCTCACTAGCGACTTCACAAAATACGTCTCTAG acTGGCGGAAGAAACCTCAGGCCTCTCAGAAATTTCCAGCCCTGAAACCCAAGCATCTGTGGTGGAAGCTTTGTACAAGCATGTAATTAACTTGAAGAAAATCGCAAATGAGcttaaaatgatcaaaaatcGGGCGTCCTCAGAACCGCTTATTCCCAAAAATTCGATAAATTCTGATCCCAAATCCAAATTGTCCAAGGACATCAACAAGATATATATCAAGTTCCTGCCCAGCAAAGCCACgattaaaaagaggaaaagCTGCAATTCTGAAGCTCAAACTGAATCTGAGGGAGATGCG GAGTCCTTGTTGTAGAACCAAGATGATGCAAAAGAGGTGGACTCAGTGGACGGGATGTTTATCCCCTCCTTTGATGATCCTCCTAAAACTGACGATGAGGAGGATGATGATGAAGAAGGATTGGATATCACAATAAGATTTCCCGAGCTTCAGAAAACTCTTTACCAACATGTCTCTCATTTATCCGTCTGTTTTTCTATAATCTCAGATGAGGCCTTGGGACGCCTCAAGCGATGCCCCAAAGAGTTCACCTTGAAAATGGACTTTGTGCAGGGGAAAATGTTCTTTCAACCAGCGAGAGCACCCGCAAGCAACTTCGCCATAG GTTCAGATTTAAAGACAACGGAGTGCACTAAATCGGACATAATCAGCATCAAACCTTCAACCGAATGTTTGTACACTTCCCAAATAATCCCGGTCGAGGGTGCAACCACAAAACACTCGATCAAATTCCTCAAATCCGTGAATTCTGAATTCTTCAACGTGATGAGTCTATTTCAAATGAGGAGGCGAAATTTTGAAGCCACCAAATCGTGCATTTCTCTTAGAAGATCCAGGAAGAGATCCGGAGAGTATCTACAGGGAGATCGGGCGTGCTGCAAGAGCATGCCTCAAATTCCCAATTTCAAGAGTATTTTAGAAGAGCCGGAAGGTAGAATTATTAATAGTAAAGCTCATAATGTTGGTTCGAAAAGGAAGGTGGAATGGAGGTTCTTGGTAGGGATGGAAGTTGTGAGGCTGAAGAGTCGGGGGTCGCAGAAAAACAGGGCCAGCTCTAGTTGGGAGAATGTTGGGTGCAGTGGTCTTTAA